CACCGCCGGTGACATCGGTACCCCGCAGCTGCTGCGTTCCCTCACCCGGGACCCCAAACTGCACGACCCGTCGCGCATCCCGCCATGGACGATCTTCCTGGAGACGCTCATCCACGACTTCGACGTCCTGCGCTACCTCAACCCCGGCTCAGAGCCCGTCGAGGTCTTCGCCATGGCCGACGCCCTGATCCGGCCCGACTTCAAGGACCACGGACTGCTCGACACGGCCGTGGTGACGATCCGCTTCGACAACGGCGCCATCGCCACGGCGGAGGCCAACTTCCAGGCGGTGTACGGCTATGACGTCCGCGGTGAGGTCAAGGGCTCGACCGGCATGCTCACCCTGGGTGACCTGCGCAGCAGCCACCTCACGTCCTACGGTGCGGCTGGCGCTGCCGCCGAGTGCGTCAGCTACGACCAGGATCTCTTCCACGCGGCCTACGTTGCCGAACTGGCCGAGTTCACTGACAGCGTCCGGGACAAGCGTGCTCCGTCGGTGACCGGCGAGGACGCTCGGGCCGCGCTGGGCATCGCCCTCGCCGCGATCGGTTCGATCGCCACAGGCGGTGCGGTCAGCGTGGGTGACGTCAGGGAGAGCCCGGTGACAGTGCGGCCGTAGCACCGAGCACACGCACACCGCCTCGGCGGCGCCTTCTCCAGCTCAAGCGGCCGCCGCCAGGGTCGTACCTCTCACGTCACCGTGCCGTTGCCGAGCCCCCTCCTGAAGCAACGCCCAAATGGAACGTTCTACAATCGGTCCCCAGCAGACGAGACCGACCAGGAGAGGACAGGATGCCTGCGACCCCGGCAGTCCCGGACGGGAAGCGGCCGACGCTCGCCGACCTGGCGACGCGGGCAGGTGTGTCCACCGCGCTGGCCTCCATCGTGATGCGCGGGGCGAAGGGGGCCAGCGCCGCCACCCGCGAGCGTGTCCTGGAGGCCGCGCGGGAGATCGGCTACCGCCCGGACGCCCGGGCGAGACTGCTGCGCAGCCACCGCTCCCACCTGCTCGGCGTGCAGTTCGGCCTCCAGCATCCGTTCCACGCCGACCTGGTGGAGGGCATCTACGCCACCGCCGAACCAGCCGGATACCAGATCGCGCTGAGCGCCGTGACCGCCGGACGGGGTGAGCAGCGTGCCGTCGAGACCCTGCTCGACGACCGCTGCGAGGCGCTGATCCTGCTAGGCCCACAGGCCCCCGCCTCACGGCTGACGGAGCTCGCCGGGCAATTGCCGGTCGTCTCTGTGGCCCGCCACCTGCGGCCATCCGTCCCCGGCCTGGAGGTCGTACGGACCGCCGACGACAAGGGCGCCCGCCAGGCGGTCGACCACCTCGTGGCGCTGGGCCACCGCGCCATCGCCCACATCGACGGCGGCAAGGCACCCGGCGCAGCCGACCGGCGACGCGGCTACCGCACCGCCATGGGCCGCCACGGTCTCACCGAGCACATCCGCGTCGTGCCCGGGGGCCTCACCGAGGCAGAGGGCGCCGAGGCCGCCCAGGTTCTCGCCGCTTCCCACCCGCGCCCCACTGCGGTCCTCGCCTTCAACGACCGCTGCGCGACCGGTGTCCTCGATGTCTTCCTCCGCAGCGGCGTTCCCGTCCCCGGCGCCATCTCCGTCGTCGGCTTCGACGACAGCCATCTGGCCCGCCTGGCCCATATCGACCTCACCACCGTCGGGCAGGACATCCCCCGCCTCGCCCACCTCGCCGTGGACCGGGCCATCGCGCGCCTGGACGGTCGCGACACCGGTACCGGGGAACAGGTGGTCGCTCCACACCTCGTGGTCCGGGGGACGACGGCCCCGCCCTCTACCGCACCGGCCACCTGAGCGTCGTCTGGGCCAACCTCGCACCGCACACAGTCCCACGCGCCTCCAATACCTGAGGAATGGGGCACAACGGCGAACTCGGCGACTTTCTCCGCTCCCGTCGCGCCCTCCTCACCCCAGACACCGCCGGACTGCCTCCGGGCGCGGGGCGCGCCGGGTGCCCAAGCCGTGAGGAGGTCGCGCCCCTGGCGGGTGTCACCACCGACTACACCCGCCTGGAGCAGGGCCGCCACCCGCACCTCTCCGAAGCCGTCCTGGCCTCCGCCCCCCACGCCCTGCGTCTCGACGACGAACGCGGCTACCTCTTCGCCCTCACCCGCCCCGCGTCCCACCGCCCCGTAGCGCCGGCGCACGCCCCGAGCGGAGCGGACCCGGTCCGCGGCCCGCCAGAGGCTGGAGTTCACCGCGCTTCGAGACATTCCCGGTGACCAGGTGCGTGCTCGGCGAACGCGGCACGGAGCAAGAGGTGCCCGACACAGTCGTCACTCCTTTTGCTAGGTTTGCCGAGGCGTGACAAAACGGCCTGCCGGACATGTCCACTGTCACCTCGCAGGCACTCCCCACGTCGCCTTCCGGCTGGCCCAGTCGCACCTAGGGACTTTCGTTTGGATCACCGTGCGGACCAAAGAAAGATGCCTGCGATGTGGAGTCCGGCCAGGTAGATGGTGGCTGTCTTCTCGTAGCGAGTGGCGATGCCGCGCCACTGCTTGGGGCGGTTGATGCACCGCTCGACAGTGTTGCGGTTCTTGTAGGTCTCGCGGTCGAAGGCGGGCGGCCTGCCGCTCCGGCTGCCCCGTCGAAGGCGGTGTGCCTGCTGATCGGCCGGGACAGGGATGACCGCACGAATTCCGCGCTTGCGCAGGTGCTTGCGGATGGCACGGGAGGAGTACGCCTTGTCGGCCAGGACGACGTCGGGGGTGGTGCGAGGCCGACCACGCTGCCGGGGCACTCGCAGGCGGGCCATGACCTGCTCGAAGGCAGGCGCGTCACCGGCCTGCCCTGCGGTCAGGACGAACGCCAGAGGCCGGCAGCGGCCGTCGGCCACCAGGTGGATCTTCGTGGTCAGTCCGCCGCGGGACCGGCCGATGGCGTGATCGTCCGGTTCGCCGAGCGGGGCCCCCTTTTGCGAGCCCCGGCCGCGTGCTGGTGAGCGCGCACGATGGTGGAGTCCACCGAGACGACCCAGTTGAGGTCTTCGTCGGCGTCGGCCTGAGCCATCAGCGCGGTGAACACTCGCTCCCAGGTGCCGTCGACTGCCCACATTCGCAGCCGGTTGTAGATGCCTCGCCAGTTGCCGTATTTCTCCGGCAGGTGGGCCCATTGGGTTCCGGTCTGGAACTTGAAGGCGATCGCGTCGATCACCGCACGGTGGTCACGCCACCGACCACCCCGCCTCGGCGTTCGGTCCGGGAGCAACGGCTCGATCCGCGCCCACTGCGCGTCAGTCAACGGCACACCCGGACCAACGATCAGATGATCCAAACGAAACGGCCTAGCTGACCTGGATCGACCTCGCCCCCCTCGCGATCATCGAGCGACGAGTCGGCGCGCGTCGCGCCGAGCACGACGGCAGGCTCGGCGGCGCCCCAGCCCAGCCCGTCCGTCTTCAGGACAGCACACGGGAGGTCGAGTGCCCCTCGGGGGCCGTTTTCTGTTGGGGCCGTTTCCTTGGCTCCTTAGGACCCTAGCCAGGCGTACTCCGCGCAGAGCTGCAGCCGCAGACGGTCGCCACATGAAACGCCCTGAGCCACGCGCAAACGACTCGCCGGAGCGGAACACATCCGAGGCATTCCCCGGTGCCTCCGGCCTCAGGATGGCCTCAACACATCGCCCTGTCGCAGCAGAGCAGACCAAAACCCGTCTCACTGGCCGCACATCCGCACGCGTCCATGCAGGTCAGAAGAGGTACCAGTCGACGCAGTCGAACCCGGCGCCAAACTCGCGAGCAGCGGATTCAGTCCGTTGAGCGAAAGTTGACGTTCCGACACCTCACGAGGAACGTTTCCGCAGGTCAGGGCGCTACTGAGGTGGGGCGGGTGGGACTCGAACCCACGGCCGACGGATTATGAGTCCCTTTGGGGATCTTGGCGGTCCTTGCATTTCTAAGCCGATCCGTGGCGTTCTTGCAGGTCAGACGGGGTGACCTGTGTCGACAACCCTTGGCCTTTGTCAGTCTGTTCCTGTCCTTGCGTCCCCAATGCGTCCCCAACTCCGTCGCACGGCAAAAATGGCACGGGGCCAACATGCGATCGCGCCAGCTCGGAGGGGGATTTCGACCCTGCCCGCAGCGGATTCCCCTTCCATCGCACAGCAGCTCCCACCCAGCCTCGGGACGGACCTCCAGCGGCCGTGGCCGCAGGTGGCCCTGCCGTACGCAGGGGCCCAAACCTTGCGATGCGGGGAGCAGGGCCGAGGTGCTCCCACATTGCGTCCGCGTGGCCGTCAAGGCCGAGCAGTGCCACCAGGCGTGAGTGGCGCTGACATGTTTGGCGACGGCAGCCGATCGGTGGCTCCGGCGCCTGCCGAGCAGTTGCGGCTCAGCCGCGTGGTCCTGCGCCGTGCAGGAGGGTGTCGATGACGAGCGTGGCCAGTGCGTCCGGGTCCTGCGCGGCAGGGTCCTGCTCCGCGCCGGGCCTGTTGATGGCTTCGCTGAGGAGGGCGTAGTACACCTGCCGCGTCCACTCCAGGTCTGCGTCCGGGGCGAGTAGCCCCTCGCGCTGCGCCCGGTTCATGAGATCGACGGTGTGGGTGTTGATCTCGCCCCAGAGGGCGGCTGCGGCGGGTGTGTGAGCGGTGGCGTGACCGAGGGTGAAGCGCCAGGTGTTCTTGACCCGTAGGACGTTCGCCGTCACTCGGTGCAGCGCCACGAGTGCGGGAGCGGCGTCCGGCCGGGCTTCCTCAATGGCGTCGATGAGCTGCTGCTTGGCGGAGACGGCGAGCGCCTCCAGGAGGGCCTGCCGGTTCGCGAAGCGGCGGTGAACGGTGATCCTGGTCAGTCCCGCCGCCTCGGCGACCTGTTCCATGGAGGCGCCGGCGTCCTGGGCGAAGACCTGCTCGGCCGCCTCCAGAATCGCGCGCACACTGCGCTCGGCATCTGCCCGCAGTGCTCGGCCCATGTCTGTCTCCTGTCTGGTTCGCTACCCGGTCCCCTGTAGAGGATACAGGAACGCTACGGGTATCTCATTAATTGATTCTCTGATGTTTCAACTCTGGCTATAGTTGATACCTTAGTGACACTGTTAAGGGATCGCGCCGCACCGACGGAGCGGGCATCTGCGCGACCGTCGCTCACGACCGGTATCCCGTCTCCCCTGCCGGAGGAGACATCCGAGCCCGACTCAAGGAATTGGCGTGCCCACAACGAAGCTACGCACCCGTGTCTCCCGACGCACCGCAGTCGCGCTGGCCACCATGTCGGTCGTCGCCGCCGTCGCCGGCGCCGCGCCGAGTGTGGCGAGCGCAGTGAGCGACAGCTCCAGCGTCACCCGTCACGCGGTCGTACAGACGCAGAGCCCCCAGAGCGCCGCCACCGCCCCCAACCTGCGCGTCAAGGCCGCCAACGGCGTCACCTACCAGTACCGGCGCTTCGGCAACCCCAGCGCCGGCAGCGTGCCCCTGATCTTCCTCCAGCACTACCGCGGCACCCTCGACAACTGGGACCCCAAGCTCATCGACACCATCGCCGCCAAGCGCGAGGTCATCCTCGTGGACAACGTCGGCGTCGGCGGCTCAACCGGCACCACACCCAGCACCATCCAGCAGATGAGCCTGGACGCCATCGACTTCATCGACGCCCTCAAGCTGCCCCGCTACGACGTGTTCGGCTTCTCCCTCGGCGGCCAGGTGGCTCAGGAGGTCGCCCTGCGGCGCCCCTGGCAGGTCCGTCGCGTCGTCCTGGCCGGCACCGGCCCGCAGGGCGGGATCGACCAGAGGGCGTCCGACCCCAAGGTGCTGGGGAGCGTGTTGGCGGACAACCCCGGCCCTGCCGACTTCCTCTTCCTGTTCTTCAAGAACACCGCATCCAGCCAGGCCGCCGGAACTGAGTTCCTGCAGCGCCTCGGCCAGCGCACCACTGACCACGACGCGCCCGCGAGCCTCCAGACCCGCGACGCGCAGCTCACCGCGATGTCGGAGTGGGGCATCCCGGACAAGTCCAAGCTGGTGCGGCTCAACGCCCTCTCCAGCCCACGCTGGTCGCAGACGGGGACAGTGACATCCTGATGCCCCCCAAGAACTCCCACCTGTTGGCCAAGTACCTCCCCAACGCCCAGCTCAGCATCTACCCGAACGCCGGCCACGGGTTCCTCTTCCAGTACGCCGCCAAGTTCGGCGCCGAGGTGAACACCTTCCTCGACCACTGACAACCCATCAATCCATCACCGCGAGACGGTCACCGACACCGCACACGGTGACGGCCGATCAACACACCTGCCCCGCCGGAGCCCCCTCCGGCGGGGCAGAGCCACGCAGAGACCCCCCGGCGCCCTCACAGCCCTCCGCGTCACGACTGCGCACCCCAGACCATTCGCTCACATCTGCGCCGCCATCGAAGCATGGGCCCAATGGGCGACTGAGGCGCCCCCGCGGCCGGCGGCGCGTGCCGGCCGCGAAAGGGTCGGTGCGTCGTCCCGGCCGTCATGGCGACGGCCTGCGTGTCCGCCCGGCCCAACACGTCGTTGCAGCTCAGCCCGCCGTCCGCGGGTCTGCTTCATGGAGCCGGCGGCACCTTGGAACGACCCCTGCCCGGCAGCGTCAGCCCATCCGTTGACCCTCCGTAGAGGATACGTTGACGCTACGGATAACCGATTAATTGATGCTCTACTGTTGCCGCTACAGGTAAATCTGATACATTGGTGAAACCGATTGAGGGGACGCCGGAAGCGATCCCCTACACGGCAAGACACACGCGATCCCCTGAGTCAGGAGTCCGAAATGGCAACGACGACACGACCGGTAGCCCTCATCACGGGTGCGTCCTCCGGCATCGGAAAGGCAGCCGCGCTCGCGCTGGCCGCGGCGGGCTACGACGTGGTGGGCACCAGCCGCAACACCGTGCACGTCACCCCTGTGAAGGGCGTGACCTTCCTCGACCTGGACGTGACCAGCGACGATTCGGTGACCGTTGCGGTCGGCGAGGTGATCGACCGGTTCGGGCGGATCGACGTCCTGGTCAACAACGCGGGTATCGGCTCGGCGGGCGCCGCCGAGGAGAGCTCCGCCGCGCAGGCGCAGGGCCTCTTCGACATCAACGTCTTCGGCGTCATCCGCATGACGAACGCCGTCCTGCCGCACATGCGCGCCCAGCGCAGCGGACGGATCATCAACATCTCGTCCATCGTCGGGTTCATCCCGCAGCCCTACATGGCGGTCTACGCCGCCTCCAAGCACGCCGTCGAGGGCTACTCGGAGTCCGTCGACCACGAGGTACGCGAGTACGGCGTACGGTCCTTGCTCGTCGAACCCGCCTGGACCAACACCGCGATCGAGGCGGCCACCGTGCGGCCCGACCAGCCCCTGGACGTCTACGCCAAGCGGCGGCTCGCCTTCGAGGAGTACATGGCCGGCGCGGTCAAGGGCGGCGACGACCCCGCCGTCGTCGCCAAGGAGATCGTCGCGGCGGCCACCGACGCCAAGCCCAAGCTGCGCTACACCGCCGGCGCCATGACCGGACGCGTCCGCACCATGCGCCGCATGGTCCCCTCCCGCATGTTCGACCAGCAGTTGCGCAAGCTCAACCACCTGCCCGCCTGACGACTCCCAGAAGACCTCCACGACACATCGACAGGAAAGCGAACCCCGCCATGAGCACATACATTGCAGACGCGGCCGAGGACCTCACCGTGGAAGGTCCGTCCGCGACGTTCACCTACCGGCGCATCGGCCCGCGGGGCGGTGTCCCGCTGGTCCTGCTGAACCGGGTCCGGGGGACCCTCGACTGGTGGGACCCGGAGTTCCTGGACCACCTCGCCGCCAGCCATGACGTGATCGTGTTCGACAACGTCGGCACCGGCTACACCACCGGCGCCCCGCGCGACTCGGTCGAGGGGATGGCCGACGGCACCGTCGAGTTCATCGAGGCCCTCGGGCTGCCGCAGGTGGACCTGCTCGGCTGGACTCTGGGCGGCACCACCGCCCAGCACATCGCCCGCCTTCGGCCCGACCTGGTGCGCAAGCTGGTCGTGGCGGCCGCCAATCCCGGCGGCACGGTGCCCGGCGCTCCCGATCCGGACCCGAAGGTGCGGGCCACCATGACCAAGCCCGAGACCACCGGGGACGACCTGGTGTTCCTGTTCTTCCCCGAGACGGACACCGGCCGCGCCGCCGGGTACGAACACCTCGCCAGGGTGGCCACCCGGCTGGCCACCGGACGCCCCGACGTGTCCGAGGCCGCGGCCAGGGGCCAGATCGCCGCGATCCAGAAGGACGCGTCGATCCCCTTCGAACAGGTGCGCGCGGACCTGGCAACCATCCGGCAGCCCGTTCTGTACGCCACCGGCATCAAGGACGCGATGATCCCCGCCCTGGCGTCCTACACCGCCGTCCAGTACGTCCCCGACGCCACCCTCGTCGCCTACAGCGACGCCGGGCACGCCTTCCTCTTCCAGCACGCCAAGGACTTCGCCCGTCAGGTGAGCGCCTTCCTCGCCGACTGACCGTTCACACGGACACCGGCCCCACAGGAGGCACGACAAAGTCGGGACGCCTCCCGCACCGAGGAGAGTCATCGTGCAGCTGACCAGCGACCCGGCGCGCCGGGGTCACGCCGCTGAAGTTGTTCTTCGACCTGGTCTACGTCTTCGCGATCGGCCAGCTCTCGCACCGGCTCCTCGTGCACCCCACCTGGACCGGCGCAGCCCCGGCGCTCGTGCTCTACCTCGCCGTCTACGCGGCGTGGGCGTACACCACCTGGGCGGTCACCCTCGTCCCGGCCGAGAACCCGCGGACCAGGCGGATGCTGCTGGGGGTCATGCTCGCGGGGCTGTTCATGAACGCCGCGATCCCACGAGCCTTCGGCGACGCCGGCACCGCGGTCGAACGAATCATCGGACATACCGGGCCGTTTTCTGTTCGGGCAGTTTCCGCCCAACGCACACCAGCCCCTCAAGCCCCTCTACCGAGCGATCGGGCTCCTCGAAGGTGCGGCCGAACTCGGTCAGCGGTCCCGTACGGAAGCTACGTGTTGGGGACGCAGGGTTTCGGTGGTGTCTGCTGGCCACCGTCCGCGGGCCCTCTGTCCGGCCGCCCGGGACGTTTCCGCAGGTCAAAGGCCTGCTCAGGTGGGGCGGGTGGGACTCGAACCCACGGCCGACGGATTATGAGTCCTTTGAGGATCTCGGCGGCCCTTGCCGATCAATGTTCATTTTTGACGTTTTCCCAGGTCAGACGCGCTGATCCGTGTCAGCCCTGTGTGGTGTTTGTCGATGTGTTCCTGTCCTTGTGGCCCCTCAATGGCCCCTGGAGGTCGATGAGTTGGACGCCGACCACAGCAGCAGCCTCGTCCACCCAGTTCAGCCGAGGGGATAGAACCCTCGCACAGCGGATTCCCTTACCGACGAGATGATGCTCCACCCCTTGTCCCGGGGTGGAGCATCATCCCTGACGTCAAGAAGCGAGTTTGTCCACGGGACTGCGCATAGACCTGGGTCGCGGCGTGTCGATCGGATCAGCCGAGGACGTAGGCCTCATCACCGAAGTCAGCGACAATCTTCAACTTGCCGCCGAGCGCCTTGACGTAGGCGGCGAGGGCGTCGACCCTCGCTGCGCTCCAGTTGCCCCTTCTCGATGCGCGAGACGCGAACCTGGGTGACGCCCATGGCTTCTGCAACCTGGACCTGTGTGGTGCTGCCGCTTCCGCAACTCGGCAAGACGGTGCAGACGGTGCAGACGGTGCAGACGGTGCAGACGGTGCAGACGGTGCAGACGGGAGGCTAGGACCATCGGCTGCGCCCCCTTCTGGATCTGATCCTTTTCAGCGTCGGTGAAGGCTAAACCCTCAGCCAGGTCTCCCCAGGAGACGCGGCTCGCGCCGGTCATCCGCAGATGTCCACAGGAGAGGGTCGAGTACCCATCGGGGCTGTTTCCTCTTCGGGGGTTTCCTTGCCTCTCAGCCATCGCCGGGACGCTCTCCACAGCAATAGTCCTCCACAGCACAGACGACAGCCGACGTCTCCCTACGTGCACCCGCCGTGCCGTTGTCTGCACTGCCACCGCTGCTGGCCGCACTCAGTTCCTGCTCGCGCCCACCGCGGTGGCGGACGTCCGGGTGAGGATCTCGCTCGCCTGGTCGATCACCGCCCGC
This window of the Streptomyces sp. NBC_01275 genome carries:
- a CDS encoding Gfo/Idh/MocA family oxidoreductase codes for the protein MTSPQSLAVGLIGAGRMGSFHAETLARRLPGVRLAAIADPAPGAAKALADRLGCPKMYTEIGDLLDDPEIEAVVIVTPARTHAGLIEAAARAGKSVFCEKPMAITLDEADRAITAAHEAGVALQVGFNRRFDVGFRAAHEKITAGDIGTPQLLRSLTRDPKLHDPSRIPPWTIFLETLIHDFDVLRYLNPGSEPVEVFAMADALIRPDFKDHGLLDTAVVTIRFDNGAIATAEANFQAVYGYDVRGEVKGSTGMLTLGDLRSSHLTSYGAAGAAAECVSYDQDLFHAAYVAELAEFTDSVRDKRAPSVTGEDARAALGIALAAIGSIATGGAVSVGDVRESPVTVRP
- a CDS encoding LacI family DNA-binding transcriptional regulator, whose protein sequence is MPATPAVPDGKRPTLADLATRAGVSTALASIVMRGAKGASAATRERVLEAAREIGYRPDARARLLRSHRSHLLGVQFGLQHPFHADLVEGIYATAEPAGYQIALSAVTAGRGEQRAVETLLDDRCEALILLGPQAPASRLTELAGQLPVVSVARHLRPSVPGLEVVRTADDKGARQAVDHLVALGHRAIAHIDGGKAPGAADRRRGYRTAMGRHGLTEHIRVVPGGLTEAEGAEAAQVLAASHPRPTAVLAFNDRCATGVLDVFLRSGVPVPGAISVVGFDDSHLARLAHIDLTTVGQDIPRLAHLAVDRAIARLDGRDTGTGEQVVAPHLVVRGTTAPPSTAPAT
- a CDS encoding helix-turn-helix transcriptional regulator, with protein sequence MGHNGELGDFLRSRRALLTPDTAGLPPGAGRAGCPSREEVAPLAGVTTDYTRLEQGRHPHLSEAVLASAPHALRLDDERGYLFALTRPASHRPVAPAHAPSGADPVRGPPEAGVHRASRHSR
- a CDS encoding TetR/AcrR family transcriptional regulator — protein: MGRALRADAERSVRAILEAAEQVFAQDAGASMEQVAEAAGLTRITVHRRFANRQALLEALAVSAKQQLIDAIEEARPDAAPALVALHRVTANVLRVKNTWRFTLGHATAHTPAAAALWGEINTHTVDLMNRAQREGLLAPDADLEWTRQVYYALLSEAINRPGAEQDPAAQDPDALATLVIDTLLHGAGPRG
- a CDS encoding alpha/beta fold hydrolase, translating into MPTTKLRTRVSRRTAVALATMSVVAAVAGAAPSVASAVSDSSSVTRHAVVQTQSPQSAATAPNLRVKAANGVTYQYRRFGNPSAGSVPLIFLQHYRGTLDNWDPKLIDTIAAKREVILVDNVGVGGSTGTTPSTIQQMSLDAIDFIDALKLPRYDVFGFSLGGQVAQEVALRRPWQVRRVVLAGTGPQGGIDQRASDPKVLGSVLADNPGPADFLFLFFKNTASSQAAGTEFLQRLGQRTTDHDAPASLQTRDAQLTAMSEWGIPDKSKLVRLNALSSPRWSQTGTVTS
- a CDS encoding alpha/beta fold hydrolase, whose product is MPPKNSHLLAKYLPNAQLSIYPNAGHGFLFQYAAKFGAEVNTFLDH
- a CDS encoding oxidoreductase, yielding MATTTRPVALITGASSGIGKAAALALAAAGYDVVGTSRNTVHVTPVKGVTFLDLDVTSDDSVTVAVGEVIDRFGRIDVLVNNAGIGSAGAAEESSAAQAQGLFDINVFGVIRMTNAVLPHMRAQRSGRIINISSIVGFIPQPYMAVYAASKHAVEGYSESVDHEVREYGVRSLLVEPAWTNTAIEAATVRPDQPLDVYAKRRLAFEEYMAGAVKGGDDPAVVAKEIVAAATDAKPKLRYTAGAMTGRVRTMRRMVPSRMFDQQLRKLNHLPA
- a CDS encoding alpha/beta fold hydrolase, which encodes MSTYIADAAEDLTVEGPSATFTYRRIGPRGGVPLVLLNRVRGTLDWWDPEFLDHLAASHDVIVFDNVGTGYTTGAPRDSVEGMADGTVEFIEALGLPQVDLLGWTLGGTTAQHIARLRPDLVRKLVVAAANPGGTVPGAPDPDPKVRATMTKPETTGDDLVFLFFPETDTGRAAGYEHLARVATRLATGRPDVSEAAARGQIAAIQKDASIPFEQVRADLATIRQPVLYATGIKDAMIPALASYTAVQYVPDATLVAYSDAGHAFLFQHAKDFARQVSAFLAD
- a CDS encoding low temperature requirement protein A — protein: MFFDLVYVFAIGQLSHRLLVHPTWTGAAPALVLYLAVYAAWAYTTWAVTLVPAENPRTRRMLLGVMLAGLFMNAAIPRAFGDAGTAVERIIGHTGPFSVRAVSAQRTPAPQAPLPSDRAPRRCGRTRSAVPYGSYVLGTQGFGGVCWPPSAGPLSGRPGRFRRSKACSGGAGGTRTHGRRIMSPLRISAALADQCSFLTFSQVRRADPCQPCVVFVDVFLSLWPLNGPWRSMSWTPTTAAASSTQFSRGDRTLAQRIPLPTR